GCAGTACATCACGTAATTCTGTCGTATTGAAATTTCCCTCTTGAAAAAGCGCCGGGATGCGCTTGATGTGCAGGATGCCCAGGATGTTGCCCGGTGTGTCCGCATAAACCGGCAGCAGCGTGTGGTGGCAGGTGATGATCTGCTCGCGCAGCGCGTCCTCATCTGCGTTGATGTTCAGCGACTCGATCTGATTGCGCGGGATCATTACGTCGTTGACTGTGATGCGCTCAAGATCGACGAGGTTGAGCAGCATTTTCTGATGTTTGCGCGGCAGGAAGTGTTCGGCTTCCAGCACCATGCCACGCAATTCTTCCAGGGTTATTTTTTGTTTGCTCTGATCGGTCTGAACTTTAATGCGTAAGAGCCAGAGTACGCCTTTTACGATGCCGCCGGCGACCGATACGACAGGATGAAACAAGGTGATCAGCGGGGTGAGCAAGTAGCTTGACGGAAGTGCGATGCGTTCCGGATAGCTCGCCGCGATTATTTTTGGCAGAATTTCGCTAAAAATCAGCAGCATCAGCGTGATCAGCAGTGTGCCGATCAGCATCACCAGTTCGTTATGTCCGTACAGGCGCAGCACGATGAATTCGGTTAGGGTTGCTGCTGCAACGTTGAGCAAGGTATTGCCGAGCAGGATAGAGCCTAGCAGCTTGTCAATTTTACCCAGCAGCTGTGCGGTGAGTTTTGCGCTCTTGTTGCCCTTGCGGATTAAATGGTTGAGGCGGTGGCGATTGATCGCCATCATGCTGGTCTCTGAGCCTGAAAAAAATGCGCTACAAACCAGCAGCAAGATCAAGATGCCAAATAATGAAGCTGTAGAAAAATCGTTCAAAGTAGCGTCGCTGAGTGAATTGCAGTCAGTGTGAAAGAGGTGTCGGGCTGTGTCAAGCCACAGGGCGCCGGTAGCTCCATACCATCATGGCGATTCCGGTCAGCACCATCGGCAAACTTAGCCATTGACCCATGCTGATGCCAAGACTCATTAAACCGAAAATACCGTCGTCCGGATTGCGGGCGAATTCGCCTAAAAAGCGGAAGCTGCCATAGCCGATCAAAAACAGGCCGGATACGGCGCCGACAGGGCGCGGTTGCTTTGCATATAGCCAGAGCAGCGTAAATAGCAGCACGCCTTCAAGCGCGAACTCATAAAGTTGGGACGGGTGGCGCGGTAAATTATCGACGTGAGGGAAAATCATCCCCCAGGGTGCATCGGTTGGTCGTCCCCACAATTCGCCGTTGATGAAATTTCCCAGTCGTCCGAAGGCCAGCCCGGGTGGCACCAGCGGGGCGATGAAGTCCATCAGTTCGAGCCAGCGCAGTTTTTGCTGATAGGCGAACACGGCCATCGCGACCAGTACGCCCAGAAATCCGCCGTGAAAAGACATGCCGCCTTCCCAGACGGCGAGAATTTTGAGCGGGTTGGCAAAATAGTAGGAAGGATTGTAAAACAGCACTTCACCTAGGCGGCCGCCTAAAATCACGCCCAGCACGCCGTAAAAAAGCAGATCGTCGAGCGTCTTGTTGGTAATCTGCGTGTAATTCAGCGTAACGATGCGTTTCCGCCCCAGCCACAAAAAGGTCAAAAAGCCTGCCATATACATCAGGCCGTACCAGTGAATTGCGAGCGGGCCGAGTTGCAGGGCGACGGGATTGATGTGTGGATAAACGAGCATGTGGGAATCAGGTAGAATTGATAACTTGATTATAGCCTACCCTTTCAGAGAGACATCATGCCAGTTTACCGTTCCCGTACTTCCACTCATGGCCGCAATATGGCCGGTGCGCGCTCCCTGTGGCGCGCGACCGGTATGAAAGAGGGCGATTTCGGCAAGCCCATTATCGCGATTGCCAATTCATTCACTCAGTTTGTGCCCGGTCACGTTCACCTGAAAGACATGGGGCAGTTGGTTGCGCGTGAAATTGAGCGTGCGGGCGGAATAGCCAAAGAATTCAATACGATCGCGGTGGATGACGGCATCGCGATGGGTCACAGCGGCATGCTGTATTCGCTGCCCAGCCGCGATCTGATCGCAGATTCCGTCGAGTATATGGTCAATGCCCATTGCGCCGATGCGCTGGTGTGTATTTCCAATTGCGACAAGATTACGCCGGGTATGTTGATGGCGGCGATGCGCCTGAATATTCCGGTGGTGTTCGTCTCAGGCGGCCCGATGGAAGCCGGTAAGGTGAACTGGAATGGCGCGACCCGCGGGCTGGATCTGGTCGATGCGATGGTGGCTGCTGCAGATAGCCATTACAGCGATGCAGAAGTGGATGCGATCGAGCGCTCCGCCTGTCCGACTTGCGGTTCCTGCTCCGGCATGTTTACCGCCAACTCGATGAATTGCTTGACCGAAGCGCTGGGTCTGTCCCTGCCGGGTAACGGTTCGCTGGTTGCGACCCATGCCGAGCGAAAGCAGTTATTTTTGCGTGCAGGGCGCGTGATCGTCGATTTGTGTAAACGTTATTATGAGCAGGATGACGAATCGGTGTTGCCGCGCAATATCGCGACGTTTAATGCCTTCGAAAACGCCATGACGCTGGATATCGCGATGGGCGGTTCGACCAATACCGTGTTGCATCTGTTGGCTATTGCGCGTGAGGCGGAGGTCGATTTCACCATGAAGGATATGGATCGTTTGTCGCGCCATGTACCCACGTTGTGCAAGGTTGCGCCCTCATCCGAATATCACATGGAAGACGTGCATCGAGCCGGCGGCATTCCGGCGATTTTGGGTGAACTCGACAGAGCCGGTTTGCTGCATGGCGAGGTGGGTTCGGTGCACAGCAAGACGCTGCGCGACGGGTTGGCCGCATGGGATATCGTGCAAAACACCGATGGGACGGCGGACAAGTTTTTCAGAGCCGCACCCGGTGGTATCGTTACTACCATCGCATTTTCGCAATCGATGCTGTACCCGGAAACGGATTCTGATCGTGCTACGGGCTGCATCCGCGACAAGGCGCATGCCTATTCGCAGGACGGTGGTTTGGCGGTGTTGCATGGCAATGTCGCCGTCGACGGTTGTATCGTCAAGACGGCGGGCGTAGATGAGAGCATTTTAAAATTTACCGGGCGTGCGCGCGTGTTTGAGAGTCAGGACGATGCGGTCGCAGCGGTGCTTGCCGATACTATCGTCGCGGGTGACGTGGTGGTGATCCGTTACGAGGGGCCCAAGGGCGGTCCGGGTATGCAGGAGATGCTGTATCCGACGGCTTATCTGAAATCGAAAGGCTTAGGCAAAGTCTGTGCCTTGCTCACCGATGGACGTTTTTCCGGTGGCACCTCGGGGCTCTCTATCGGACATGTCTCGCCGGAAGCGGCTGCAGGCGGTGCGATCGGGCTGGTTGTTGAAGGCGATACGATAGAAATCGACATTCCCAATCGCAGCATCGTTCTGAGTATTTCGGATGAGGAAATGGTGCGACGCCGCACCGAGATGGCGTCGCGCGGCCGTCTGGCCTGGAAGCCGGTCAGTCGTGATCGGCAGGTGTCGGTGGCACTGCGGGCCTATGCTGCGATGACCACCAGTGCTGATAAGGGCGCGGTGAGAGATGTGACTCAAATTGAAAGTTAACAACTGCTAATTTTCAACTATTAATTTTCAATTTTAAATTATCAATTGGAGCTAAATATGACGACAGCATTGAATTCGCAATTCGGTATCAAAGGGCAATTGGTTTTTAACGTAGACGCGAGCGGTTTGATCGTCGCTGAAATCGACAACGCATTGGGCCGCGCATCGTTGTGCTTGCAGGGCGCACATCTGATGAGCTGGCAGCCGAAAAGTCAGGCGGTTCCCGTGGTGTGGTTGTCGCGCGACACGAAACCCGCAGTCGGTAAATCGATACGCGGCGGTGCGCCGGTGTGCTGGCCCTGGTTTGGCGCGCATGCGAGCGAAGCAGGCTTTCCGGGTCACGGTTTTGCACGCACTGTGCCTTGGCGCGTGATCGAGTCGGGCAGCGAACCCGATGGCGCGACGCGACTGACCTTGCGTCTTGTGCCCTCCGACAAAACGCGCGCACAGTGGTTGCATGAATGCAACGTGGATCTGACGGTGATTGTTGGTGAAACGCTGCGTATGGAAATGACGACTGAAAATACCGGTGCCACAAATTTCGTGATCGGCGAAGCGCTGCACACCTATTTTCAGATCAGCGACATCGGCGCTATCCGCGTGACGGGGCTGGAAGGCACTGAATACTGGGACAAGGTGGGCGGCTCCAACTTGCGTCGTCAGGATGGTGCGATCACGTTTAATAGTGAAGTTGATCGCGTCTATATCAA
Above is a window of Gallionella capsiferriformans ES-2 DNA encoding:
- the ilvD gene encoding dihydroxy-acid dehydratase, with protein sequence MPVYRSRTSTHGRNMAGARSLWRATGMKEGDFGKPIIAIANSFTQFVPGHVHLKDMGQLVAREIERAGGIAKEFNTIAVDDGIAMGHSGMLYSLPSRDLIADSVEYMVNAHCADALVCISNCDKITPGMLMAAMRLNIPVVFVSGGPMEAGKVNWNGATRGLDLVDAMVAAADSHYSDAEVDAIERSACPTCGSCSGMFTANSMNCLTEALGLSLPGNGSLVATHAERKQLFLRAGRVIVDLCKRYYEQDDESVLPRNIATFNAFENAMTLDIAMGGSTNTVLHLLAIAREAEVDFTMKDMDRLSRHVPTLCKVAPSSEYHMEDVHRAGGIPAILGELDRAGLLHGEVGSVHSKTLRDGLAAWDIVQNTDGTADKFFRAAPGGIVTTIAFSQSMLYPETDSDRATGCIRDKAHAYSQDGGLAVLHGNVAVDGCIVKTAGVDESILKFTGRARVFESQDDAVAAVLADTIVAGDVVVIRYEGPKGGPGMQEMLYPTAYLKSKGLGKVCALLTDGRFSGGTSGLSIGHVSPEAAAGGAIGLVVEGDTIEIDIPNRSIVLSISDEEMVRRRTEMASRGRLAWKPVSRDRQVSVALRAYAAMTTSADKGAVRDVTQIES
- a CDS encoding D-hexose-6-phosphate mutarotase gives rise to the protein MTTALNSQFGIKGQLVFNVDASGLIVAEIDNALGRASLCLQGAHLMSWQPKSQAVPVVWLSRDTKPAVGKSIRGGAPVCWPWFGAHASEAGFPGHGFARTVPWRVIESGSEPDGATRLTLRLVPSDKTRAQWLHECNVDLTVIVGETLRMEMTTENTGATNFVIGEALHTYFQISDIGAIRVTGLEGTEYWDKVGGSNLRRQDGAITFNSEVDRVYINTGSECVIHDDKLARRIHIAKSGSQSTVVWTPWVEKANKMGDMGQPDGWREMVCVESVNAIENVVTVAAGTRHTMIVEYRAESV
- a CDS encoding HlyC/CorC family transporter, which produces MMAINRHRLNHLIRKGNKSAKLTAQLLGKIDKLLGSILLGNTLLNVAAATLTEFIVLRLYGHNELVMLIGTLLITLMLLIFSEILPKIIAASYPERIALPSSYLLTPLITLFHPVVSVAGGIVKGVLWLLRIKVQTDQSKQKITLEELRGMVLEAEHFLPRKHQKMLLNLVDLERITVNDVMIPRNQIESLNINADEDALREQIITCHHTLLPVYADTPGNILGILHIKRIPALFQEGNFNTTELRDVLQEPYFIPSDTPLLQQLQQFQERHTRMGLVVDEYGELLGLVTLENILEEIVGEFTTQSPSQTGKFLRQEDGSILLEGSTTLRELNRKLGLHLPMDSAKTLNGLILEQLEDIPETGTSLKIAGYPIEIIQTQDRIVKVARLFPQQVQKQ
- the lgt gene encoding prolipoprotein diacylglyceryl transferase — protein: MLVYPHINPVALQLGPLAIHWYGLMYMAGFLTFLWLGRKRIVTLNYTQITNKTLDDLLFYGVLGVILGGRLGEVLFYNPSYYFANPLKILAVWEGGMSFHGGFLGVLVAMAVFAYQQKLRWLELMDFIAPLVPPGLAFGRLGNFINGELWGRPTDAPWGMIFPHVDNLPRHPSQLYEFALEGVLLFTLLWLYAKQPRPVGAVSGLFLIGYGSFRFLGEFARNPDDGIFGLMSLGISMGQWLSLPMVLTGIAMMVWSYRRPVA